One stretch of Hemiscyllium ocellatum isolate sHemOce1 chromosome 27 unlocalized genomic scaffold, sHemOce1.pat.X.cur. SUPER_27_unloc_3, whole genome shotgun sequence DNA includes these proteins:
- the LOC132808011 gene encoding zinc finger protein 883-like isoform X2, with protein sequence MLGRVSTRLCAAQASAMEKPKESRPVEKRWMCGDCGKGFRAPSALEVHRHIHTGEKPFSCPECGKGFTQDSTLLTHWCIHTGERPFNCPECGKAFRNSSNLLRHQRLHTGERPFSCPECGKAFVRASHLLTHQRVHTGQRPFSCPECGKRFTQASNLLTHRWESRPVEKPWKCGDCGKGFRFLSALEIHLRSHTGERPFPCTDCGKAFRHSSHLLAHQQDHTGEKPFSCPECGKAFVFFSALLAHQRVHTGERPFSCPECGKAFTNNSNLRTHQRIHMGERPFSCPKCGKAFSNSSALLFHQHVHTGERPFTCSQCGKGFTCSSTLRSHQRVHTGERPYVCSQCGKGFTCSSTLRSHQRVHTGERPYVCSQCGKGFICSSTLMRHQRVHTEERPFTCSQCGKGFMCSSALLTHQRVHTGERPFSCPECGKAFRDSSTLLTHQRVHTEERPYICSQCGKGFRYSSTLLTHQRVHTEERPYICSQCGKGFICSSHLLTHQRIHTGERPFSCPECGKAFSRSSSLLTHQRIHTGERPYTCSQCGKGFSTSSTLLTHQRVHTGERPYTCPQCGKGFSTSSSLLTHQRVHTGERPYICSQCGKGFTCSSNLRSHQRVHVPLQGD encoded by the exons ATGTTGGGGAGGGTCTCCACacgtttgtgtgcagctcaagcTTCGGCCATGGAAAAGCCCAAGGAAtcccgccctgtggagaaacGGTGGATGTGTGGTGACtgcgggaaaggcttccgtgctcCGTCTGCCCTGGAGGTTCATCGGCAcatccacacgggggagaagccattctcctgccccgaATGCGGTAAGGGCTTTACCCAGGACTCTACCTTGCTGACCCACTGGTGTATCCACACAGGGGAGCGGCCCTTCAACTGCCCTGAATGTGGGAAAGCCTTCAGGAATTCCTCGAACCTGCTCAGGCACCAGCGGCtccacactggggaaaggccattcagctgccccgagtgcgggaaggcctttgtCCGGGCCTCCCACctcctgacccaccagcgggtccacacggggcagaggcccttcagctgtcctgagtgtgggaagagatttacccaggcctccaactTGCTGACCCACCGGTGG gaatcccgccctgtggagaaaccgtggaagtgtggagactgtgggaaaggcttccgtttccTGTCTGCTCTGGAGATTCATCtgcgcagtcacaccggggagaggccattcccctgcaccgactgtgggaaggccttcagacattcctcccacctgctggcccaccagcaggACCACACGGGGGAAaaacccttcagctgccccgagtgcgggaaggccttcgtgTTTTTCTCCGCCCTgttggcccaccagcgggtccacacaggagagagaccattcagctgcccagagtgcgggaaggctttTACCAACAACTCCAACCTGcggacccaccagcggatccacatgggggaaaggcccttcagctgccccaagtgtgggaaggccttcagcaactCCTCCGCCCTGCTGTTCCACCAGCatgttcacaccggggagaggccgttcacctgctctcagtgcgggaagggcttcacctgctcctctaccctgcggagccaccagcgggtccacacaggggagagaccgtacgtctgctctcagtgcgggaagggcttcacctgctcctctaccctgcggagccaccagcgggtccacacaggggagagaccgtacgtctgctctcagtgcgggaagggcttcatctgctcctccaccctgatgaggcaccagcgagtccacaccgaggagaggccgttcacctgctctcagtgcgggaagggcttcatgtgctcctccgccctgctgacccaccagcgggtccacacgggggagaggcccttcagctgccctgagtgcgggaaggccttcagggattcctccaccctgctgacccaccagcgggtccacaccgaggagaggccgtacatctgctctcagtgcgggaagggcttcaggtattcctccaccctgctgacccaccagcgggtccacaccgaggagaggccgtacatctgctctcagtgcgggaagggcttcatctgctcctcccacctgctgacccaccagaggatccacaccggggagaggccgttcagctgccccgagtgcgggaaggccttcagcagatCTTcctccctgctgacccaccagcggatccacactggggagagaccttacacctgctctcagtgcgggaagggcttcagcacatcctccaccctgctgacccaccagcgggtccacaccggggagagaccgtacacctgccctcagtgtgggaagggcttcagcacatcttcctccctgctgacccaccagcgggtccacaccggggagaggccgtacatctgctctcagtgcgggaagggcttcacctgctcctccaacctgcggagccaccagcgagttcacgtgccattgcagggggattga
- the LOC132808011 gene encoding zinc finger protein 229-like isoform X1: MEKPEESRPVEKPWKCGDCGKGFRFLSALEIHLRSHTGERPFPCTDCGKAFRHSSHLLAHQQDHTGEKPFSCPECGKAFVFFSALLAHQRVHTGERPFSCPECGKAFTNNSNLRTHQRIHMGERPFSCPKCGKAFSNSSALLFHQHVHTGERPFTCSQCGKGFTCSSTLRSHQRVHTGERPYVCSQCGKGFTCSSTLRSHQRVHTGERPYVCSQCGKGFICSSTLMRHQRVHTEERPFTCSQCGKGFMCSSALLTHQRVHTGERPFSCPECGKAFRDSSTLLTHQRVHTEERPYICSQCGKGFRYSSTLLTHQRVHTEERPYICSQCGKGFICSSHLLTHQRIHTGERPFSCPECGKAFSRSSSLLTHQRIHTGERPYTCSQCGKGFSTSSTLLTHQRVHTGERPYTCPQCGKGFSTSSSLLTHQRVHTGERPYICSQCGKGFTCSSNLRSHQRVHVPLQGD; this comes from the coding sequence atggagaaacccgaggaatcccgccctgtggagaaaccgtggaagtgtggagactgtgggaaaggcttccgtttccTGTCTGCTCTGGAGATTCATCtgcgcagtcacaccggggagaggccattcccctgcaccgactgtgggaaggccttcagacattcctcccacctgctggcccaccagcaggACCACACGGGGGAAaaacccttcagctgccccgagtgcgggaaggccttcgtgTTTTTCTCCGCCCTgttggcccaccagcgggtccacacaggagagagaccattcagctgcccagagtgcgggaaggctttTACCAACAACTCCAACCTGcggacccaccagcggatccacatgggggaaaggcccttcagctgccccaagtgtgggaaggccttcagcaactCCTCCGCCCTGCTGTTCCACCAGCatgttcacaccggggagaggccgttcacctgctctcagtgcgggaagggcttcacctgctcctctaccctgcggagccaccagcgggtccacacaggggagagaccgtacgtctgctctcagtgcgggaagggcttcacctgctcctctaccctgcggagccaccagcgggtccacacaggggagagaccgtacgtctgctctcagtgcgggaagggcttcatctgctcctccaccctgatgaggcaccagcgagtccacaccgaggagaggccgttcacctgctctcagtgcgggaagggcttcatgtgctcctccgccctgctgacccaccagcgggtccacacgggggagaggcccttcagctgccctgagtgcgggaaggccttcagggattcctccaccctgctgacccaccagcgggtccacaccgaggagaggccgtacatctgctctcagtgcgggaagggcttcaggtattcctccaccctgctgacccaccagcgggtccacaccgaggagaggccgtacatctgctctcagtgcgggaagggcttcatctgctcctcccacctgctgacccaccagaggatccacaccggggagaggccgttcagctgccccgagtgcgggaaggccttcagcagatCTTcctccctgctgacccaccagcggatccacactggggagagaccttacacctgctctcagtgcgggaagggcttcagcacatcctccaccctgctgacccaccagcgggtccacaccggggagagaccgtacacctgccctcagtgtgggaagggcttcagcacatcttcctccctgctgacccaccagcgggtccacaccggggagaggccgtacatctgctctcagtgcgggaagggcttcacctgctcctccaacctgcggagccaccagcgagttcacgtgccattgcagggggattga